The Falco peregrinus isolate bFalPer1 chromosome 11, bFalPer1.pri, whole genome shotgun sequence genome includes the window CGCACCTTCCACACCATCGGCTTCTGCCCCTACGGGCCGCgctgccacttcatccacaaCGCCGACGAGCGCCGCCCGGCGCCCGGCGGGGGCacggccgccccccccgccgccgccgccgcggggccgcaCCACCACCCGCACCACCCGCCCCCGCACCCCGCCGGCAGCACCGGCGACCTCCGCGCCTTCGCCCCCCGCGACCACCCGCTGGGCGGCGGCGGCTTCGGGCAcccgcgcggcggcggcggcgagcggcCCAAGCTGCACCACAGCCTGAGCTTCTCCGGCTTCTCcgcccaccaccaccaccaccacccgcACCCCCAcggcgccgccccgccgccgcccggcggCCGCCTGGACGCCGCGCTGCTGGAGAGCCCCGGCGGGTCGCgcacgccgccgccgcccgcctccGCCTCGTACTGCGAGGAGCTGCTCTCGCCGCCCTGCGCCAACAACGCCTTCGCCTTCtcggggcaggagctgggcagcctCATCGCCCCGCTCGCCCTGCACACCCAGAACTtcgccgcggccgccgccgcagccgccgccgccgccgcctaCTAccgctgccagcagcagccgccgccgcccggagggggctgcccgccgccccccgcctcgCCGCCCTTCAGCTTCCAGCCCCTCCGCCGCCTCTCCGAGTCGCCCGTCTTCGACGCGCCGCCCAGCCCCCCGGACTCCCTCTCCGACCGGGAGAGCTACCTGAGCGGCTCGCTCAGCTCCGGCTCCCTCAGCGGCTCCGAGTCGCCCAGCCTGGACTCGGGCCGCCGCCTGCCCATCTTCAGCCGCCTCTCCATCTCCGACGACtagggggggggcgg containing:
- the ZFP36L2 gene encoding mRNA decay activator protein ZFP36L2 — its product is MSTTLLSAFYDIDFLCKTEKSLTNLSSMLDKKAVGTPVTPPSSSFAPGFLRRHSTSNLPALAGGSKFPSPTGSSSSSTSSSSSSSSSFGSLKETSSGGGGGSSSPTALLNKENKFRDRSFSENGERSQHLMQQLQQQQQAAAGKGGGSGGGGGAPINSTRYKTELCRPFEESGACKYGEKCQFAHGFHELRSLTRHPKYKTELCRTFHTIGFCPYGPRCHFIHNADERRPAPGGGTAAPPAAAAAGPHHHPHHPPPHPAGSTGDLRAFAPRDHPLGGGGFGHPRGGGGERPKLHHSLSFSGFSAHHHHHHPHPHGAAPPPPGGRLDAALLESPGGSRTPPPPASASYCEELLSPPCANNAFAFSGQELGSLIAPLALHTQNFAAAAAAAAAAAAYYRCQQQPPPPGGGCPPPPASPPFSFQPLRRLSESPVFDAPPSPPDSLSDRESYLSGSLSSGSLSGSESPSLDSGRRLPIFSRLSISDD